A single region of the Sorghum bicolor cultivar BTx623 chromosome 7, Sorghum_bicolor_NCBIv3, whole genome shotgun sequence genome encodes:
- the LOC8085153 gene encoding 5-pentadecatrienyl resorcinol O-methyltransferase-like translates to MALISEESKDLLQAQAELYNQVFSYMKSVALAVALDLRIADAIHHHGGAATIFQIAGEIGVNPCKIPRLRRLMRALTVAGIFTIQPSDEQTVKASSAGHEPAAVYKLTTASRILISKSSPSLFPTLSQQLNSFRDSVLSMGLSTWFRHDEQPGPCPFTLKQGITFWEKSERDHAANVSFNNSMAAHSRFLMQIVLKELSNIFHGMGSLVDVGGGAGGASISIAAAFPCMKKCSVLDLPHVVAKAPSAASVSNNVQFVAGDMFRSIPPANAVFLKWILHDWGDDECIKILKNCKQAIPSRDAGGKAIIIDIVVGSKPSDTKLLETQVLCDLNMMKIGGAERDEQEWKKLFLEAGFKDYNIMPVLGLWSIIEVYP, encoded by the exons ATGGCTCTCATCAGCGAGGAGAGCAAGGACTTGCTCCAAGCCCAAGCCGAGCTCTACAACCAGGTCTTCAGCTATATGAAGTCAGTGGCACTTGCCGTTGCCTTGGATCTCCGCATTGCCGATGCGATCCACCACCACGGTGGCGCCGCCACCATCTTCCAGATAGCCGGAGAGATTGGTGTCAACCCATGTAAGATTCCCAGACTTCGTCGCCTAATGCGCGCTCTCACCGTCGCAGGAATCTTCACCATCCAGCCATCAGATGAACAAACTGTAAAAGCATCGTCAGCCGGGCATGAACCTGCTGCTGTCTACAAGCTGACAACAGCCTCCCGCATCCTCATTAGCAAGAGCTCGCCGAGCTTGTTCCCTACGCTGAGCCAGCAACTCAACTCCTTCCGCGACTCGGTGTTGAGCATGGGGCTCAGCACCTGGTTCCGGCATGATGAACAGCCTGGCCCATGCCCTTTCACCCTGAAGCAAGGCATAACCTTTTGGGAGAAGTCCGAGCGCGACCATGCAGCCAACGTGTCGTTCAACAACTCCATGGCCGCACACAGCCGCTTCCTGATGCAGATTGTCTTGAAGGAGCTCAGTAACATCTTCCATGGAATGGGTTCGCTGGTAGATGTCGGTGGCGGGGCTGGGGGAGCCTCCATCTCCATAGCGGCGGCGTTCCCGTGTATGAAAAAGTGTAGTGTGCTGGACCTCCCTCATGTTGTCGCCAAGGCTCCCTCTGCTGCTTCTGTTAGCAACAACGTGCAGTTTGTTGCGGGTGACATGTTTCGGAGCATTCCACCGGCAAATGCTGTCTTCCTCAAG TGGATTTTGCATGACTGGGGCGATGATGAGTgtatcaagatattgaagaattGTAAGCAAGCTATCCCTTCAAGAGATGCCGGAGGCAAGGCAATAATCATTGATATTGTGGTTGGATCTAAGCCATCAGACACCAAGCTTCTAGAGACGCAAGTACTGTGTGATCTGAATATGATGAAAATTGGTGGGGCTGAAAGAGATGAGCAAGAGTGGAAGAAACTATTCCTCGAAGCTGGATTTAAGGACTACAATATTATGCCGGTTCTGGGCCTCTGGTCGATCATTGAAGTATATCCATGA